The following proteins are co-located in the Pyrobaculum calidifontis JCM 11548 genome:
- a CDS encoding ACT domain-containing protein yields MLNREIYLIAGQGNRLGEFLVELNFDQPGILSALSNIFAEHDVNIVNIAIDGPRRNLHFIVDLSTATEEQIREILKQLEMFAFVKRVKYRVSNAQIFVPRWITHVINGSPAVALEKEFVPYFHDVSRLAEEIAKRDVKTVRELAPSIDAVTLEEALYIVQLRGLAAVKETTVAGGRLTATLCNLAQTVARRYIDALLRELGVQYRIVEEGACIRIEA; encoded by the coding sequence ATGCTTAACCGTGAGATTTATCTCATAGCTGGACAAGGCAACAGGCTGGGTGAATTCCTCGTCGAGTTGAACTTCGACCAGCCCGGCATTTTGTCTGCTCTTTCCAACATCTTTGCCGAGCACGATGTAAACATTGTTAACATAGCCATTGACGGCCCCCGTAGAAATCTCCACTTCATAGTCGACTTATCCACAGCGACAGAGGAGCAGATTAGGGAAATATTAAAGCAACTGGAGATGTTTGCCTTTGTAAAAAGGGTCAAGTATAGGGTTTCAAATGCGCAGATTTTTGTGCCCAGGTGGATTACACACGTCATAAATGGAAGTCCAGCCGTGGCGCTGGAGAAGGAGTTTGTGCCGTACTTCCACGACGTCTCAAGACTTGCCGAAGAGATCGCGAAAAGAGATGTAAAAACCGTGAGAGAGCTCGCCCCCAGCATAGACGCCGTGACGCTTGAAGAGGCCTTGTACATTGTACAATTAAGGGGCTTAGCCGCCGTGAAAGAGACCACGGTGGCCGGCGGCAGACTCACGGCAACGTTGTGCAACTTGGCGCAGACGGTCGCTAGGAGGTACATCGACGCGTTGCTGAGGGAGCTGGGGGTCCAGTACAGAATTGTGGAAGAAGGCGCGTGTATAAGAATTGAGGCCTAG
- a CDS encoding valine--tRNA ligase: MVSKLPTRWDIRWEEELIATWEKEGRFKTKVRGDRPVFVIDTPPPYLSSNRPHIGQTASYAHFDMIARFLRMRGVDVVFPFYLDRNGLPIEVQVEKKYGIVAHEVPREQFIKLCKEELDRYEGEFVSSLRRWGLSFDYWPQGTDSPEYRRMTQKTFIDLWHRGLVYEAERPTPWCPRCRTALAEPEIEYKEEETYLNYIKFRVKETGEDIVIATTRPELLPATVAVIFHPEDDRYKRLEGLHAVVPPEGQVVPILPHRAANPKFGTGLVMISTFGDTRDLMIVNELKLPIRIVVDEAGRIKEGRYAGLTVREARAKIVEDLKREGLLVKQERLVHNVPVCWRCKTPLEIIVTRELFIRQVEFKEKLVELAQRMEFKPPEYRQVLIDWIRSLELDWPVSRRRYYATEIPIWWCIKPNGERVPILPKGGEYYVPWRQEPPPEVKEQCKDGVLEGDTRVFDTWMDSSISWMYASGVTKEFNVFPKVYPHSIMRPQGYDIIRTWLYYSLLRAFLLFGDIPFKYVRINGMGLDEKGEAMHKSKGNVIDLLAPVEKYGADAVRFWAAAAGKLGSDYRYNENVIREGKEFVTKVWNIARFVTSFPKPQGTPSLTPVDKAILAKLYDVAKRAIAAYSDFDVYEPAHLLYNFIWHEFADHYIELAKSRAYNRGGEFAKEEQEAAIYTLHTVMAYSFKLLAPIMPFVTDKIWREVYGRSIHDEAIEDPPEAWREGDAQLFDMVKAINSAVWRYKNRKGLSLADPLDRPLCVPEKALAASKDLKYTHKVPEVKAGPCKEPIDEEGLASLD; encoded by the coding sequence GTGGTCTCCAAATTGCCCACTAGGTGGGACATACGTTGGGAGGAGGAGCTAATAGCCACATGGGAGAAAGAGGGGCGCTTCAAGACCAAGGTTAGGGGGGATAGGCCGGTGTTTGTAATAGACACGCCGCCGCCCTATCTGTCTAGCAATAGACCCCACATAGGCCAGACGGCGTCGTACGCCCACTTCGACATGATTGCGAGATTTCTCAGAATGAGGGGAGTCGACGTGGTTTTCCCCTTCTACCTCGACAGAAACGGCCTCCCCATAGAGGTGCAGGTGGAGAAGAAGTACGGCATCGTCGCGCATGAAGTGCCCAGGGAGCAGTTCATAAAGCTGTGTAAAGAGGAGCTGGACCGCTACGAGGGCGAGTTTGTCTCGTCGCTTAGGAGGTGGGGCCTCTCCTTCGACTACTGGCCGCAGGGGACCGACAGCCCGGAGTACCGGAGGATGACGCAGAAGACCTTCATAGATCTGTGGCACAGGGGGTTGGTGTACGAGGCGGAGCGGCCTACCCCCTGGTGTCCACGTTGCCGCACCGCCCTAGCCGAGCCGGAGATAGAGTACAAGGAGGAGGAGACCTACCTCAACTACATAAAGTTCAGGGTCAAGGAGACCGGCGAGGACATAGTCATAGCCACGACGAGGCCTGAGCTACTTCCAGCCACAGTCGCCGTCATATTCCACCCAGAGGATGACAGGTATAAACGCCTCGAGGGCCTGCACGCGGTTGTGCCGCCCGAGGGGCAGGTAGTCCCCATTCTCCCCCACAGAGCCGCCAATCCGAAGTTCGGCACAGGGCTTGTCATGATATCCACCTTCGGCGACACTAGAGACCTAATGATAGTGAACGAGCTCAAGTTGCCCATCCGGATCGTGGTAGACGAGGCGGGGAGAATAAAGGAGGGTCGGTACGCGGGGCTCACAGTGAGAGAAGCAAGGGCGAAGATAGTCGAAGACCTAAAGAGAGAGGGCCTCTTGGTTAAACAAGAGAGGCTTGTCCACAACGTGCCGGTGTGTTGGCGCTGTAAGACTCCGCTTGAAATTATTGTAACAAGGGAGCTCTTCATAAGGCAGGTGGAATTCAAGGAAAAACTGGTAGAGCTGGCCCAGAGAATGGAGTTTAAGCCGCCTGAGTACCGCCAAGTCTTAATAGACTGGATACGCTCCCTCGAGCTAGATTGGCCAGTGTCCCGGAGGAGGTACTATGCCACCGAGATACCCATCTGGTGGTGTATAAAGCCAAATGGGGAACGCGTGCCCATTTTGCCAAAGGGCGGAGAGTACTACGTGCCTTGGAGACAGGAGCCGCCGCCGGAGGTAAAGGAGCAGTGCAAAGACGGCGTGCTCGAGGGCGACACCCGCGTCTTTGACACGTGGATGGACTCCTCCATCTCCTGGATGTACGCCTCGGGAGTCACCAAGGAGTTCAACGTCTTCCCCAAGGTCTACCCCCACTCCATCATGAGGCCGCAGGGCTACGACATTATTAGGACGTGGCTCTACTACTCGCTACTAAGGGCATTCCTACTATTCGGCGACATACCCTTCAAGTACGTGAGAATAAACGGCATGGGGCTAGACGAGAAGGGCGAGGCCATGCACAAGTCGAAGGGGAATGTGATCGACCTCCTAGCCCCAGTGGAGAAATACGGCGCAGACGCGGTGAGGTTCTGGGCGGCTGCCGCGGGCAAACTTGGCAGCGACTACCGGTACAACGAAAACGTAATACGGGAGGGAAAGGAGTTTGTGACAAAGGTCTGGAACATCGCCCGCTTCGTCACCTCGTTCCCAAAGCCGCAGGGAACGCCCAGCCTCACCCCAGTGGACAAGGCAATTTTGGCCAAGCTATACGACGTGGCCAAGAGGGCCATAGCCGCCTACAGCGACTTCGACGTATACGAGCCGGCGCACCTCCTCTACAACTTCATCTGGCACGAATTCGCAGACCACTACATCGAACTGGCGAAGTCCAGGGCGTACAACAGAGGCGGCGAATTCGCCAAAGAAGAACAGGAGGCGGCAATTTACACGCTTCACACAGTCATGGCGTACAGCTTCAAACTACTGGCCCCAATAATGCCCTTTGTCACAGATAAAATCTGGAGAGAGGTCTACGGCCGCTCAATACACGACGAGGCGATAGAAGACCCGCCCGAGGCGTGGCGGGAGGGCGACGCCCAGCTATTCGACATGGTGAAGGCGATAAACAGCGCAGTGTGGCGCTACAAGAACAGGAAGGGGCTCAGTCTGGCAGACCCCCTGGACAGGCCGCTCTGCGTCCCCGAAAAGGCGCTAGCCGCCTCGAAAGACCTCAAGTATACGCATAAGGTGCCCGAGGTAAAAGCCGGCCCCTGCAAAGAGCCAATAGACGAGGAAGGCCTCGCCTCCCTCGACTGA
- a CDS encoding DEAD/DEAH box helicase, which translates to MSFLRKVLEDPGREVVYVKTDEAERVEPCCDVGEVLRAEVAQAFKSLGISSLYRHQYDAVVSIRAGRDTVIVAGTGMGKTEAFLAPILEASLESLGGPVALVLYPTKALARDQLSRLRRFADRLGVRVMVYDGDTPQRERRILYDSPPHIIVSNPDMVSQALMHVAKFRELVKRVRYLVLDDFHVYGGVFGSHMYYLLRRLRRFSRPVYIATSATVGNPAEFTQALFESDRVNVVVGPLGRRGRLVQVLARPRFRSKWAEAARLAAICVEEGVKCLVFTDSHRYSEVIYRALKMGGYGERVAVHRAGLDAEERRRVEDAFKRGEIDVVISTPTLELGVDIGDVDVAVLASIPPSYNRYLQRVGRVGRRGQTGYVVQILGNDPISQYYRNYPHEFFARAPEPLGFEKENEDVAALHLLAAASDMPLRLSELSNFEKELAESLLAKGYLAKVGNYLRITPAGREALSSLSLRGSPHVVKIKTVDGRTLGERELPLALYELHPEAIYMHGGRTYVSKSLDLTKRVAIVEPVDAEDLVTQALEDMDPELVEVVEEGSVEGVRYQYGRLKIRITVHGYALKRFTTEETLGEYPIEPLSYEFETKGVVLYMPLVRFTSEEALDWEARAKGYHATEHVLISAAEIAIGSAKTDLGGISYPDGVIVIYDSHVGGNGTSRLLLKNFRRVAEVAYKIVKGCDCVDGCPKCVFSPYCGNNNKMLSRRNAARILEHVLKGGGASPVLEIPKVRGIV; encoded by the coding sequence GTGTCATTTTTGAGAAAGGTATTAGAGGACCCAGGGAGGGAGGTGGTGTATGTGAAGACTGACGAGGCTGAGAGAGTGGAGCCCTGTTGTGACGTGGGGGAGGTGCTTAGGGCTGAGGTGGCGCAGGCGTTTAAGTCGCTGGGGATTTCCTCTCTCTACCGTCATCAGTATGACGCAGTTGTGAGCATAAGGGCGGGGAGAGACACGGTAATTGTCGCGGGCACCGGCATGGGGAAGACCGAGGCCTTCCTGGCCCCCATACTAGAGGCCTCTCTTGAATCTCTCGGGGGGCCCGTCGCGCTTGTCCTCTACCCCACCAAGGCCCTTGCTCGAGATCAGTTGTCTAGGCTTAGGAGATTCGCCGACCGGCTGGGGGTGAGAGTCATGGTTTACGACGGGGACACCCCCCAGAGGGAGAGGAGGATATTGTACGACTCACCTCCCCACATCATTGTGTCAAACCCAGACATGGTTAGCCAAGCCCTCATGCATGTGGCTAAGTTCAGAGAGCTTGTGAAAAGGGTTAGATACCTAGTCCTCGACGACTTCCACGTGTACGGGGGAGTCTTTGGCTCACATATGTACTACCTACTTCGGCGCCTGCGGCGGTTTTCCAGGCCTGTGTATATCGCCACCTCTGCCACCGTGGGCAACCCAGCCGAGTTTACACAAGCACTGTTTGAGAGCGATAGAGTGAACGTAGTCGTCGGCCCCCTGGGGCGGCGGGGGAGGCTGGTGCAGGTCTTGGCTAGGCCTAGGTTTAGGTCTAAGTGGGCTGAGGCTGCTAGGCTGGCCGCGATATGTGTGGAGGAGGGGGTGAAGTGTCTCGTGTTTACGGACAGCCACAGATACAGCGAGGTTATCTACAGGGCGTTGAAGATGGGGGGCTACGGCGAAAGAGTGGCGGTGCACAGGGCTGGGCTAGACGCAGAGGAGAGGAGGCGTGTGGAAGACGCCTTTAAGAGGGGGGAAATCGACGTGGTGATATCTACGCCCACCTTAGAGCTGGGCGTAGACATAGGCGACGTGGATGTGGCAGTTCTAGCCTCCATACCGCCTTCCTACAACCGCTACCTACAGCGCGTCGGGCGAGTGGGGCGGCGCGGGCAGACGGGCTACGTTGTACAGATACTTGGCAACGACCCCATCTCCCAGTACTACCGCAACTACCCCCACGAGTTTTTTGCAAGAGCGCCGGAGCCGCTTGGCTTTGAGAAAGAGAACGAGGACGTCGCAGCCCTCCACCTCTTGGCGGCGGCCTCCGACATGCCCCTACGGCTCAGCGAGTTGAGCAATTTTGAGAAAGAGCTGGCGGAGTCCCTCCTGGCGAAGGGCTACTTGGCCAAGGTGGGCAACTACTTGCGCATAACCCCAGCGGGGAGGGAGGCGTTGAGCTCCCTCAGCCTGAGGGGGTCGCCCCACGTCGTAAAGATAAAGACTGTGGATGGAAGGACGCTGGGGGAGAGGGAGTTGCCCCTCGCCCTCTACGAGCTTCACCCAGAGGCCATATACATGCACGGCGGGAGGACCTACGTGTCCAAGTCCCTCGACTTGACGAAGAGAGTCGCAATCGTGGAGCCTGTGGACGCCGAGGACTTGGTCACTCAAGCCCTCGAGGACATGGATCCCGAGCTCGTGGAGGTTGTAGAGGAGGGCTCTGTGGAGGGCGTCCGCTATCAGTACGGGCGTCTTAAAATTAGGATCACGGTGCACGGCTACGCCTTAAAGCGGTTTACAACTGAGGAGACGCTGGGCGAGTACCCCATAGAGCCTCTCTCCTACGAGTTTGAGACCAAGGGCGTCGTGTTGTACATGCCCCTGGTGCGCTTCACGTCTGAGGAGGCCTTGGACTGGGAGGCGCGGGCCAAGGGGTACCACGCCACTGAGCACGTCCTAATATCTGCGGCCGAGATCGCAATAGGCTCGGCGAAGACCGATCTAGGCGGCATAAGCTACCCGGACGGCGTCATAGTCATATACGACTCCCACGTGGGAGGCAACGGCACCTCTAGACTCCTCTTAAAGAACTTTAGGCGCGTCGCCGAGGTGGCGTACAAGATAGTGAAGGGCTGCGACTGCGTCGACGGATGCCCAAAGTGCGTCTTCTCCCCCTACTGCGGCAACAACAACAAGATGCTGTCGAGGCGGAACGCCGCGAGGATTTTAGAGCATGTGCTCAAAGGCGGCGGCGCTTCGCCCGTTCTTGAAATACCGAAGGTCCGCGGCATAGTGTAA
- a CDS encoding MFS transporter, with translation MSREGASGFLSAVNVATLLFFLANGIAIVAMPPYLRDLGISSEAAIGAVVSTAFFVSVVLRPIGGFLGDRVGYVKLMRLGVFFAVIAQVMYLMHNVATVVVGRLFHGAAIATFLPASIAASVREGVSSLASRSLAVGIGNVLGPLVGSLAYDAGGAPVSFLLAASLHGVNSVLIGRAPPPSRTGTSIGGRLERRVLTFMLLLTVFAITYMSISTFVPVKLKDRGLPIAFWGAFSSTAAVASLIPRVFLARSPSHINYAVAAVATAAASVGLYLATLAEDLPSFVLAGVIYGLGQGAVVITYQVLALAGSRAAGLSSAVYTMGWDFGSIVGPAAAGWVVERAGFSALQLMPFLLLANVVALTLLYALRSR, from the coding sequence GTGTCACGCGAAGGAGCCTCGGGGTTTTTAAGTGCCGTAAATGTGGCAACACTCCTCTTCTTTTTGGCGAATGGAATAGCCATAGTGGCTATGCCGCCCTATCTGAGGGACTTGGGTATCTCCAGCGAGGCGGCCATTGGCGCCGTGGTCTCCACGGCCTTCTTCGTGTCTGTAGTATTGCGACCGATAGGGGGCTTCTTAGGCGACAGAGTGGGATATGTCAAACTGATGCGCCTCGGCGTATTCTTTGCCGTAATAGCACAGGTCATGTATCTAATGCACAACGTAGCCACAGTGGTAGTGGGGAGGCTTTTCCACGGCGCCGCCATAGCCACCTTTCTCCCAGCCTCTATTGCAGCCTCTGTGAGAGAGGGCGTAAGTTCCTTGGCCTCCCGCTCCTTGGCTGTGGGGATAGGCAACGTGTTGGGGCCCCTAGTCGGCTCCCTCGCCTACGACGCCGGCGGCGCCCCTGTCTCATTTCTATTAGCCGCGTCGCTGCATGGGGTAAATTCTGTGTTGATAGGGAGAGCTCCTCCGCCGAGTCGCACAGGGACGAGCATTGGCGGGCGCCTGGAGCGGAGGGTACTGACGTTTATGCTACTGCTAACAGTCTTTGCAATAACCTACATGAGTATCTCCACCTTTGTGCCAGTGAAGTTGAAAGACAGGGGACTTCCCATTGCGTTTTGGGGCGCTTTCTCGTCCACAGCCGCGGTGGCTAGCCTCATCCCGCGCGTCTTCTTAGCGCGGAGTCCCAGCCACATAAACTACGCCGTGGCGGCCGTGGCCACTGCGGCGGCCTCGGTGGGGCTGTACCTGGCGACGTTGGCCGAGGATCTCCCCTCCTTTGTGCTTGCCGGCGTGATCTACGGCCTGGGCCAGGGCGCCGTGGTGATCACGTACCAAGTCTTGGCGCTTGCGGGTAGCAGAGCCGCAGGCCTGTCCTCCGCCGTCTACACAATGGGGTGGGACTTCGGCTCCATTGTGGGCCCCGCGGCCGCGGGGTGGGTCGTGGAGAGAGCTGGCTTCTCCGCGTTGCAACTCATGCCTTTCCTCCTCTTGGCTAACGTAGTTGCGCTTACTCTTTTATATGCACTACGGAGCCGGTGA
- a CDS encoding adenosine-specific kinase, with the protein MSIKLEVVDVPIPQGCNVIVGQAHFIKTVEDLYEALVTSVPGVRFGLAFCEASGKRLIRHEGNDEELRNLAIDLCKKIAAGHVFVIYLRNAWPINVLNAIKNVQEVVRIFAATANPLKIIVAEVEPERRGVIGVVDGHSPLGVETEADREERKRFLREVTKYKL; encoded by the coding sequence ATGTCTATAAAATTGGAGGTGGTGGATGTGCCCATCCCCCAGGGCTGCAACGTCATTGTGGGCCAGGCGCACTTCATAAAGACTGTGGAAGACCTCTACGAGGCCCTAGTGACCTCGGTGCCCGGGGTGAGATTTGGCCTAGCCTTCTGTGAGGCAAGCGGCAAGCGCCTAATTCGCCACGAGGGCAACGACGAGGAGTTGAGAAATCTCGCAATAGACCTGTGTAAAAAGATCGCTGCGGGCCACGTCTTTGTCATATATCTGAGGAATGCGTGGCCCATCAACGTGTTAAATGCGATTAAGAACGTTCAAGAGGTCGTGAGAATCTTCGCCGCCACGGCAAACCCGCTCAAGATCATAGTGGCCGAGGTTGAGCCAGAGAGGAGGGGAGTCATAGGCGTCGTCGACGGCCACTCGCCGCTGGGCGTGGAGACTGAGGCAGACCGGGAGGAGCGTAAGCGCTTCCTGAGAGAGGTCACTAAGTACAAGCTGTAG
- a CDS encoding Fur family transcriptional regulator — protein sequence METAQLVATLKEKGYRVTPQRLEVINIVLEKLAKKEHPSFNDILNEVKQKMPSISVSTVYSILKLLEETGVVVSFEHNGRTYYDSVTPHVNVVCVNSNKILDLDGGEVVEALKRAGVYPTSILVKGICREV from the coding sequence ATGGAGACGGCACAGCTCGTCGCCACGCTAAAGGAGAAGGGATACCGCGTCACGCCGCAGAGACTTGAGGTAATAAACATTGTTCTGGAGAAGCTCGCCAAGAAGGAGCACCCATCTTTCAACGACATATTGAACGAGGTTAAGCAGAAGATGCCGTCGATAAGCGTCAGCACGGTGTACTCCATTTTGAAGTTGCTTGAGGAGACCGGCGTCGTTGTGTCGTTTGAGCACAACGGGAGGACGTACTACGACAGCGTAACGCCCCATGTAAATGTGGTGTGTGTAAATAGCAACAAGATCCTCGACTTAGACGGCGGTGAGGTGGTGGAGGCCCTTAAGAGGGCCGGGGTCTACCCCACTTCTATCCTCGTCAAAGGCATTTGCCGTGAGGTATAG
- a CDS encoding aldo/keto reductase, with amino-acid sequence MRYRAYGDLRISEIGFGAWVFDEMYGVADFDEARRLVEKAIDLGINFFDTADVYGRGRSEEYLGRLLAGREGVYIATKVGYDFYSSQKPVRRYDEEYLEYAAEMSVRRLGRRPDVLQIHNAPSDVLKRGAGLRLKGRFAKYVGAALGPETDVLEEGLAALAAGYDALMFVFNILEQEPALTLIRRGQGRLLLARVPHATDVLTDRFKPEFPPGDHRSLRSREWLLKARRLVESEIVPLARELGLTLGQYALKFVLSYPITSVVVTATTVEELEEYAEASDGKPLPRHHLEALEEFWKRHRGELAS; translated from the coding sequence GTGAGGTATAGGGCCTACGGGGATCTCCGCATATCTGAGATTGGGTTCGGCGCGTGGGTGTTCGACGAGATGTACGGCGTGGCGGATTTCGACGAGGCGCGAAGACTCGTGGAAAAGGCCATAGACCTGGGGATAAACTTCTTCGACACAGCGGACGTATACGGCAGGGGGAGGAGCGAGGAGTACCTCGGCCGCCTCTTGGCGGGCAGAGAGGGAGTGTACATAGCCACCAAGGTGGGGTACGACTTTTACTCAAGCCAAAAGCCAGTTAGGAGATACGACGAGGAGTATCTGGAATATGCCGCAGAGATGTCCGTGAGGAGGCTGGGAAGGAGGCCCGACGTTCTCCAGATCCACAACGCCCCCAGCGACGTGTTGAAGAGGGGGGCTGGGCTGAGGCTAAAGGGGCGCTTCGCCAAATACGTCGGCGCCGCCCTCGGCCCAGAGACCGATGTCCTAGAGGAGGGGCTGGCGGCCCTGGCGGCGGGCTACGACGCGTTGATGTTCGTCTTCAACATACTGGAGCAGGAGCCAGCGCTAACACTGATTAGACGTGGGCAAGGCAGGCTTCTCCTGGCGAGAGTGCCTCATGCCACCGATGTGCTCACCGACAGGTTTAAGCCGGAGTTTCCGCCGGGCGACCACAGGTCGTTGAGGAGCCGGGAGTGGTTGCTGAAGGCTAGGAGGCTTGTTGAAAGCGAGATAGTGCCGCTTGCAAGAGAGCTCGGCTTAACCCTGGGGCAGTACGCGTTGAAGTTTGTCCTCTCCTACCCCATAACTTCGGTGGTGGTCACAGCGACGACTGTGGAGGAGCTTGAGGAATATGCCGAGGCCAGCGACGGGAAGCCGTTGCCGAGACACCACCTGGAAGCGCTTGAGGAGTTCTGGAAGAGGCATAGGGGGGAGTTGGCGAGTTGA
- a CDS encoding NAD(P)/FAD-dependent oxidoreductase, whose protein sequence is MYDYVVVGAGVVGMATAFHIKRLAPRAKVLVVDQNVGVGMGDTARSAAAFRTIFTSWINRALAKSSVDFYRSVQSRGVDLGMRFVGYLFLVPEESREAMLKVVEELRRMGVGVDVFEKLDMPIRFRVRDDEEAREMGLPDVAFSILVRDAGIIDPERVVRYYYEQYLNEGGEVLFNAKVESVAFSPKRPIGIPGEPFPWQDVKVRGVETTAGFVEAKNVVLATGAWTERLADALGFGLPIKPRKRQVFVVNAEGELEDLLLSGLAERYAPMIILPRGIYIRPEPSEKTFWIGVADRRPYRFEDPPEPEETLWRYGIYPVLTKYVPAFEGKTPQAAWAGHYDENVVDYQPIVDRLAEGLYIAAGTSGSGIMKADAVGRIAAYLALGYEKAELYGGTVVESNVLKANRCLEPERLVI, encoded by the coding sequence ATGTATGACTATGTGGTAGTGGGGGCGGGGGTCGTGGGCATGGCCACGGCCTTTCATATCAAGCGCCTTGCGCCACGCGCCAAGGTTTTAGTCGTGGATCAAAACGTGGGCGTTGGAATGGGGGATACGGCTAGGTCGGCCGCGGCCTTTAGGACTATATTCACGTCGTGGATAAACCGGGCCTTGGCCAAGTCCAGCGTCGACTTTTACCGCAGTGTCCAGAGCAGGGGGGTGGACTTGGGGATGAGGTTCGTGGGGTACCTCTTCCTAGTGCCTGAGGAGTCGAGGGAGGCGATGTTGAAAGTCGTCGAAGAGCTTAGGCGGATGGGGGTGGGGGTTGACGTCTTTGAGAAATTGGACATGCCCATTAGGTTTAGAGTGAGAGACGACGAAGAGGCTAGAGAGATGGGGCTTCCCGACGTGGCGTTCTCTATCTTGGTGAGAGATGCGGGGATAATAGACCCGGAGAGGGTGGTTAGATACTACTACGAGCAGTACCTCAACGAGGGCGGCGAGGTGCTGTTTAACGCAAAGGTAGAGAGCGTGGCCTTTTCGCCGAAGAGGCCAATTGGGATCCCCGGCGAGCCGTTTCCTTGGCAGGATGTAAAAGTGAGAGGCGTGGAGACCACTGCGGGCTTCGTGGAGGCGAAGAACGTGGTTTTGGCCACGGGGGCCTGGACTGAGCGGCTTGCCGACGCTTTGGGCTTTGGGCTCCCCATAAAGCCTAGGAAGCGGCAAGTCTTTGTGGTAAATGCTGAGGGCGAGTTGGAGGACCTACTGCTGTCCGGCCTGGCCGAGCGGTATGCCCCAATGATCATATTGCCCAGGGGGATCTACATCAGGCCTGAGCCGTCTGAGAAGACCTTCTGGATAGGAGTCGCCGATAGGAGGCCGTACCGCTTTGAGGACCCCCCAGAGCCAGAGGAGACGCTGTGGCGCTATGGCATTTACCCAGTGTTGACGAAGTACGTCCCCGCCTTTGAGGGGAAGACTCCGCAAGCCGCGTGGGCAGGCCACTACGACGAAAACGTAGTGGACTATCAGCCGATAGTTGATAGGCTAGCCGAGGGGTTGTACATTGCGGCTGGGACCTCGGGGTCGGGGATCATGAAGGCAGACGCCGTTGGGAGAATTGCCGCGTACCTAGCCCTGGGGTATGAGAAGGCAGAACTCTACGGGGGAACCGTGGTGGAGAGCAACGTCCTAAAGGCAAATAGGTGCCTGGAGCCGGAGAGACTTGTGATATGA
- the sucC gene encoding ADP-forming succinate--CoA ligase subunit beta: MKLHEYEAKELFAKYGVKIPPGRLALTPEEVRKAAEEMGPPVVLKAQVVVAGRGKAGGIKVAKRVEEAYELSKQMFGMNIKGLTVRKLYVTKYLEVEREMYLSLIIDRATRRFLFLASPVGGMDIEEIAKTTPEKIKRVYVDPFVGLRDYHVRSIVSWLGFSPGTAQWQQAASIVQAMYKIAVDYDAELVESNPLALTKEGDVVPLDARVIVDDNALFRHPELEKALEEDPRDITEFEAYAKKIGFHYVELDGDIGIIGNGAGLTMATMDLVYHFGGRPANFLDIGGGASREVVREAVKVLLNHPRAKVIFINIFGGITRADEVAYGVKEALQAAGGTTKKIVVRMKGTNEELGRAILAEIGVPLFESAEEAAKKAVELAKL; this comes from the coding sequence ATGAAGTTGCACGAATATGAGGCAAAGGAGCTTTTCGCAAAGTACGGGGTAAAGATCCCGCCGGGCAGGCTGGCGCTCACGCCTGAGGAAGTGCGCAAAGCGGCGGAGGAGATGGGGCCGCCGGTTGTGCTAAAGGCGCAGGTGGTGGTGGCTGGGCGCGGCAAGGCCGGCGGCATAAAAGTGGCCAAACGCGTGGAAGAGGCGTATGAGCTGTCGAAGCAGATGTTTGGGATGAATATAAAGGGCCTAACGGTGAGGAAGCTGTATGTGACTAAGTACTTGGAGGTGGAGAGGGAGATGTACCTCTCCCTCATCATAGATAGGGCCACTCGGCGGTTTCTCTTCCTCGCCTCGCCCGTGGGAGGCATGGACATCGAGGAAATCGCCAAGACTACCCCGGAGAAGATTAAGAGAGTGTACGTGGACCCCTTCGTGGGGCTTAGAGACTACCACGTCCGCTCTATAGTCTCGTGGCTCGGCTTTAGCCCAGGTACGGCTCAGTGGCAACAAGCGGCCTCCATTGTTCAAGCCATGTACAAGATAGCGGTGGACTACGACGCAGAGCTAGTGGAGTCCAACCCTCTCGCCCTCACCAAGGAGGGCGACGTCGTGCCTCTCGACGCGAGGGTGATCGTAGATGACAACGCCTTGTTTAGACACCCAGAGCTGGAGAAGGCCCTCGAGGAGGACCCCCGCGACATCACGGAGTTTGAGGCCTACGCTAAGAAGATAGGCTTCCACTACGTGGAGCTCGACGGCGACATTGGCATAATAGGCAACGGCGCCGGCCTCACTATGGCGACCATGGACTTAGTCTACCACTTCGGGGGCAGGCCGGCGAATTTCCTCGACATCGGCGGCGGCGCCAGCAGAGAGGTTGTGAGGGAGGCTGTGAAAGTCCTCCTCAACCACCCCAGGGCCAAGGTGATCTTCATAAACATCTTTGGCGGCATTACTAGGGCTGACGAAGTCGCCTACGGCGTTAAAGAGGCCCTCCAAGCCGCTGGGGGTACCACAAAGAAGATCGTGGTAAGAATGAAGGGGACAAACGAGGAGCTTGGAAGAGCCATTTTAGCCGAAATAGGAGTACCACTCTTTGAAAGCGCCGAAGAGGCAGCTAAAAAGGCGGTAGAACTGGCCAAACTATGA